The following are encoded in a window of Arvicanthis niloticus isolate mArvNil1 chromosome 1, mArvNil1.pat.X, whole genome shotgun sequence genomic DNA:
- the LOC117710169 gene encoding MAPK-interacting and spindle-stabilizing protein gives MHPFIPPARLLPGSPASFLPSGPSRSQRSGPYPGPAVRVPGPTRPYVTTNMPFPELPRPNSAPTDPAGPLGTQGSMSSGPWAPGMGGQQPNVPYLFPGPSPTPPLPVSGAPPVAWVTVPPGTWEPPAPYPTPEASYPTPGLQSSPNSPYQLPPGPSGASPMPGSLHKVNDIPDGSHSDSSNPESTLETTGQWKHLKVDNKSIKRRRSKKKSKRVTWGDIKTLTHKAETLGKQQGHNTTDPKMMLLCLMTMLHVNSQHESEGSK, from the coding sequence ATGCATCCCTTCATCCCTCCAGCTAGACTACTACCAGGCTCTCcagcatcctttcttccttctggacCATCACGTTCTCAACGTAGTGGTCCTTATCCAGGCCCTGCTGTACGAGTCCCTGGCCCCACAAGGCCATATGTTACAACAAATATGCCCTTTCCAGAGCTACCTAGGCCAAATAGTGCACCCACAGATCCAGCTGGTCCTTTAGGTACACAGGGATCCATGTCTTCTGGACCTTGGGCACCAGGAATGGGAGGGCAGCAGCCTAATGTGCCATATCTATTCCCAGGGCCatctcccactcctcctcttccagtGTCAGGAGCACCACCTGTTGCATGGGTCACAGTGCCACCAGGAACCTGGGAACCACCAGCACCATATCCTACTCCAGAAGCATCATATCCCACCCCAGGACTCCAATCCTCTCCGAATAGTCCTTACCAACTGCCTCCAGGACCTTCTGGTGCTTCACCAATGCCTGGTAGCCTCCATAAAGTGAATGATATCCCAGATGGCTCCCATTCTGATTCATCCAACCCGGAGAGCACCTTGGAGACCACTGGGCAATGGAAGCACCTGAAGGTAGACAACAAATCCATTAAGAGGAGACGTTCCAAGAAGAAGAGCAAGCGAGTAACCTGGGGAGACATCAAGACTTTAACTCATAAAGCCGAGACCTTGGGGAAACAACAAGGACACAATACTACTGACCCCAAAATGATGCTGTTATGTTTAATGACTATGTTACATGTTAATTCTCAGCATGAAAGTGAAGGATCCAAGTGA